The following proteins are encoded in a genomic region of Arachis ipaensis cultivar K30076 chromosome B02, Araip1.1, whole genome shotgun sequence:
- the LOC107626445 gene encoding short-chain dehydrogenase reductase 3b-like, translating into MESGMNFRLEGKVAIVTGGASGIGAETARVFVENGAFVVIADVNDELGHQVATSIGVDKVSYHYCDVRDEKQVEKTVTFAVNKYGSLDIMFSNAGVAGSLSSILDLDLNDFDNTLAVHLHGAAACIKHAARVMVETKTRGSIICTASVTAMVSSNAASHGYTTAKHGLVGLVRSACGELGAHGIRVNSISPYVVATPLACRELGMEASELESAGAVGANLKGIVLKPIHVAQTALFLASHQSAYISGHNLVVDGGFLARR; encoded by the coding sequence ATGGAGTCCGGTATGAATTTCAGGTTGGAAGGCAAGGTTGCAATTGTGACCGGAGGAGCAAGTGGAATAGGAGCAGAAACAGCGAGGGTATTTGTGGAAAACGGGGCATTTGTAGTTATAGCTGACGTTAACGATGAACTGGGACATCAAGTAGCAACTTCCATTGGCGTAGACAAGGTTAGTTACCATTACTGCGACGTTAGAGACGAGAAACAAGTTGAAAAAACCGTTACTTTTGCCGTTAACAAATACGGAAGCTTGGACATCATGTTTAGCAACGCTGGAGTTGCTGGCTCTCTTTCCAGCATTCTTGATTTGGATTTAAATGACTTTGACAACACACTAGCCGTGCATCTTCACGGAGCGGCCGCGTGCATTAAACACGCGGCACGTGTCATGGTCGAAACAAAGACACGTGGCTCCATAATTTGCACGGCTAGTGTGACTGCTATGGTTAGTAGCAATGCGGCTAGTCATGGATATACCACAGCCAAACATGGTCTTGTGGGTCTTGTGCGTTCGGCATGTGGTGAGCTTGGAGCTCATGGAATTAGGGTTAATTCGATTTCGCCTTATGTTGTGGCCACGCCTTTGGCGTGTAGAGAGCTTGGTATGGAGGCAAGTGAACTTGAAAGTGCTGGTGCTGTTGGTGCCAATTTGAAGGGGATTGTGTTGAAGCCAATTCATGTTGCTCAAACAGCTTTGTTTCTTGCTTCTCATCAATCTGCTTATATTAGTGGCCATAACTTAGTTGTTGATGGCGGTTTCTTAGCCCGCCGGTAA